The Armatimonas rosea genome includes a window with the following:
- the lipA gene encoding lipoyl synthase codes for MVSEPTTANPTLESDPELVTLQPKIHRRIPEWLTIKVPRSRDIGKVEDLMRSQRLVTVCEEARCPNLGECWTKGTATFMIMGDTCTRSCRFCAVKTGRGAPLDPQEPQRLADAARELQLKHVVVTSVNRDELLDGGAAHFAAVIAALREALPETSIEVLTPDFRGRRFAIETVCAAHPDVFNHNTETVPRLYRTVRPQAKYERSIDFLRTVKETAPTIYTKSGIMLGLGETEEEVLQVLSDWKDAGVDAVTLGQYLKPGKGYLDVVEYVHPTRFEHYKALAEEMGFLYVASGPFVRSSYNAIDFRHKYLETGMAPPRPATPGPRRLSLPLAVV; via the coding sequence ATTGTGAGCGAACCAACTACAGCCAACCCCACGCTAGAGTCCGACCCTGAGCTTGTCACTCTCCAGCCCAAGATCCACCGCCGCATCCCCGAGTGGCTCACCATCAAGGTGCCCCGCTCCCGGGATATTGGTAAGGTCGAGGACCTCATGCGCTCCCAGCGCCTCGTGACGGTCTGTGAGGAGGCACGCTGCCCCAACCTGGGCGAGTGCTGGACCAAGGGAACCGCGACCTTCATGATCATGGGCGATACCTGCACCCGCTCCTGCCGCTTCTGCGCGGTCAAGACGGGCCGGGGCGCGCCGCTCGATCCCCAAGAGCCCCAGCGCCTCGCCGATGCGGCCCGTGAGCTCCAGCTCAAGCATGTCGTGGTGACCTCGGTGAACCGGGACGAGCTGCTCGACGGCGGCGCGGCGCACTTTGCTGCGGTGATCGCCGCGCTCCGGGAGGCCCTCCCGGAGACCAGTATCGAGGTGCTCACCCCCGATTTTCGTGGCCGACGCTTCGCCATTGAGACGGTCTGTGCCGCCCACCCCGATGTCTTCAACCACAACACCGAGACCGTCCCGCGCCTCTACCGCACGGTCCGCCCCCAGGCCAAGTACGAGCGCTCGATTGACTTCCTCCGCACGGTGAAGGAGACCGCTCCCACCATCTACACCAAGTCAGGGATCATGCTCGGGCTGGGTGAGACCGAAGAGGAGGTCCTTCAGGTGCTCTCGGACTGGAAAGATGCTGGCGTAGATGCCGTGACCCTGGGGCAGTACCTCAAGCCAGGCAAGGGGTACTTGGACGTGGTCGAGTATGTCCACCCGACACGCTTTGAGCACTACAAGGCCCTCGCCGAGGAGATGGGCTTTCTCTATGTCGCCTCCGGCCCCTTCGTGCGCTCGTCGTACAATGCCATCGACTTCCGCCATAAGTATCTGGAGACAGGCATGGCACCGCCGCGACCTGCGACACCGGGCCCGCGCCGCCTAAGCCTCCCTCTGGCGGTGGTGTGA
- a CDS encoding tetratricopeptide repeat protein: MRRSAVWVLATGLVVWLVGCDSVPLTASLWTDDERREQARAYWNEGLAELSVSEGSSERADQLLVQAAHLEGPAGEGVLTISRRLLDVAPVYATKVATWLKEAVLQPPLSENPVAFGVLARAYDLLGDTRSQEESLEHAQELVARAVDLLDKAAPTDERGRLERVRRLTLAGEYCDGFLKDGTKAVRLLRGAVRLGPADIDLLELQDAQALSALGSALARNKELAQDRGEATRLTRIAAQHDSENPELLEAYGTALFLQGDLAGARRVLGEVVALAPDRAEARCMLGRVLSRLKLYRLAAVELDRALALQPQNPTARTARAALPNPLPAPEADPEEAS, translated from the coding sequence ATGCGACGATCTGCTGTTTGGGTTCTGGCGACCGGACTGGTGGTCTGGCTGGTGGGGTGTGACTCGGTGCCGCTGACGGCATCACTGTGGACCGACGATGAGCGTCGGGAGCAGGCGCGGGCCTACTGGAACGAGGGGCTCGCCGAGCTGAGCGTGAGCGAGGGGAGTAGCGAGCGCGCCGATCAGCTCCTCGTGCAGGCTGCGCACCTTGAAGGTCCGGCCGGCGAGGGAGTGCTGACGATCTCCCGGCGCTTGCTCGATGTCGCGCCGGTCTATGCCACCAAGGTCGCGACCTGGCTCAAGGAGGCTGTCCTGCAACCGCCGCTCTCGGAGAACCCTGTGGCCTTTGGGGTGCTGGCACGGGCCTACGATCTCCTCGGCGATACGCGCTCCCAAGAGGAGAGCCTGGAGCACGCGCAGGAGCTGGTCGCGAGGGCGGTCGATCTGCTGGACAAGGCAGCGCCAACCGACGAGCGTGGGCGGCTGGAGCGGGTGCGGCGGCTGACCCTGGCCGGCGAGTACTGCGATGGGTTTCTCAAAGACGGCACAAAGGCGGTGCGGCTCCTGCGCGGTGCGGTGCGGCTCGGCCCGGCGGATATCGACCTCTTGGAGCTGCAGGATGCCCAGGCCCTCAGTGCGCTGGGAAGTGCCCTGGCTCGGAATAAAGAGCTCGCCCAGGACCGGGGTGAGGCGACCCGCCTGACGCGCATCGCCGCCCAGCACGACTCCGAAAATCCGGAGCTCCTTGAGGCCTATGGCACCGCTCTCTTTCTCCAGGGCGATCTTGCGGGAGCGCGCCGGGTGCTGGGCGAGGTGGTCGCTCTTGCACCGGACCGTGCGGAGGCGCGCTGCATGCTCGGTCGGGTCCTCTCTCGGCTGAAGCTCTACCGCTTGGCAGCCGTGGAGCTGGACCGTGCGCTCGCTCTCCAGCCGCAGAACCCAACCGCGCGGACTGCCCGTGCGGCGCTGCCTAACCCACTGCCCGCGCCAGAAGCGGACCCGGAAGAAGCGTCCTAG
- a CDS encoding PHP domain-containing protein, with product MTADLHTHTTASDGTLTPTELVTAAHQCGLGLLAVTDHDTTAGVAEAQAAALGYGMQFLAGVELSAEGAPGKCHLLGLGIDPHHAPLVTTLATLSENRRQRNLKIIARLNALGVAITLEEVIALAPRGANIGRPHIAAVLLAKGVVTDLREAFTRYLADDAAAYVEKATLSPAEAIALVHEAGGLCFLAHPGLLKLAAHETHESRVRALAALGLDGIEAYYSSYSPADEARFLRLAEKYQLLVTGGSDFHGDNKPDVPLGIVRDGKPLARTLLPGPLLARAVG from the coding sequence ATGACCGCTGATCTCCATACCCACACCACCGCCTCCGATGGCACCCTCACCCCCACCGAGCTAGTCACCGCCGCGCACCAGTGCGGGCTTGGCCTCCTCGCGGTCACCGACCACGACACCACCGCGGGAGTGGCCGAGGCGCAGGCAGCGGCGCTTGGCTATGGGATGCAGTTTCTCGCCGGAGTCGAGCTCTCCGCCGAGGGCGCACCGGGCAAGTGCCACCTGCTTGGGCTGGGGATCGACCCGCACCATGCCCCCCTTGTGACAACCCTCGCGACCCTCTCGGAGAACCGCCGCCAGCGCAACCTCAAGATTATCGCACGGCTCAATGCCCTGGGAGTTGCGATCACGCTGGAGGAAGTGATTGCGCTGGCACCGCGTGGAGCGAACATTGGGCGACCACATATCGCCGCCGTGCTCCTAGCCAAAGGGGTGGTCACTGACCTGCGGGAGGCCTTTACGCGGTACCTCGCCGACGATGCCGCGGCCTATGTGGAGAAGGCGACCCTCAGCCCTGCGGAGGCGATTGCGCTGGTACACGAAGCAGGCGGGCTGTGCTTTCTCGCGCACCCTGGCCTCTTAAAACTCGCGGCCCACGAGACCCACGAGAGCCGCGTCCGTGCGCTTGCCGCCCTCGGTCTCGACGGGATCGAGGCCTACTACTCGTCGTATAGCCCCGCCGACGAGGCACGGTTTCTTCGCCTTGCAGAGAAGTACCAGCTCCTCGTCACCGGCGGCTCCGATTTCCACGGGGACAACAAGCCCGATGTGCCGCTTGGGATCGTCCGCGATGGAAAACCGCTGGCTAGGACGCTTCTTCCGGGTCCGCTTCTGGCGCGGGCAGTGGGTTAG
- a CDS encoding sigma-70 family RNA polymerase sigma factor, whose translation MAIMPQSRTRSVIGRLKAPEVLGFHDDGHSYVTRLTRAGLLTHEEEIRLANKIGKGGLEGSRARSTLVEANMRLVVSIAKAYRSSGIPFEDLVQEGAIGLMTAAERFDPARGFRFSTYATQWIRQAIGRAVDNKSKSIRIPAHISESLRKLERVRAELRREIGQDPSTELLADRAGMPVRKVLALMNTTQDPISLDLPVGDEENTPLGALLTDKNALDPQDYLLSSEIRTTLEEILNDLDERERIVMRRRFGFDGDEGCVLSQIGEELCISRERVRQIEAQALRKLRMEARKGRLKDLFQA comes from the coding sequence ATGGCAATTATGCCACAGAGTCGGACGCGCAGCGTGATCGGGCGTCTGAAAGCACCCGAAGTGCTTGGCTTTCATGACGACGGTCATTCCTATGTTACCCGCTTGACACGCGCGGGACTACTTACCCACGAGGAAGAGATTCGTCTTGCCAATAAGATTGGCAAAGGAGGCCTGGAGGGTTCTCGTGCCCGCTCCACCCTCGTCGAGGCCAACATGCGCCTCGTGGTCTCCATAGCAAAGGCCTACCGGTCGTCGGGGATTCCCTTCGAGGACCTGGTACAAGAGGGAGCTATCGGGCTCATGACCGCGGCCGAGCGCTTCGACCCGGCCCGTGGGTTCCGCTTCTCCACCTACGCCACCCAGTGGATTCGGCAGGCGATTGGGCGCGCCGTGGACAACAAGAGCAAGTCCATCCGCATCCCCGCCCATATCTCCGAGTCGCTCCGCAAGCTAGAGCGAGTCCGCGCCGAGCTCCGCCGTGAGATCGGCCAAGACCCCAGCACCGAGCTCCTCGCCGACCGCGCGGGAATGCCGGTTCGCAAGGTCCTCGCCCTGATGAACACCACCCAGGACCCGATCTCCTTGGACCTGCCGGTCGGGGATGAAGAGAACACCCCGCTGGGTGCGCTCCTCACCGACAAGAACGCCCTCGATCCCCAGGACTACCTCCTGAGCAGCGAGATTCGCACCACCCTCGAAGAGATCCTCAACGACCTCGACGAGCGCGAGCGGATCGTCATGCGCCGGCGGTTTGGCTTCGATGGCGATGAGGGCTGTGTGCTCTCACAGATCGGGGAAGAGCTCTGTATCAGCCGGGAGCGTGTGCGCCAGATCGAGGCACAGGCCCTTCGTAAGCTTCGGATGGAGGCCCGCAAAGGCCGCCTCAAAGACCTATTCCAGGCATAA
- a CDS encoding tyrosine recombinase XerC has protein sequence MTVSSDTLRDGFLEHLRRVRRASPHTLRAYAEDLRQFCAWMEESEGKTLETLTAAEVRTFIAALTTERKLARTTVARKAASLRAFFRYLQRQEVVASSPAQELQTPKRGRSLPKALSEEAVAALLAFPDPSKPDGLRDRAILETLYASGLRASELVGLDIADLALEASGEGEARVRQGKGGKERIGLLGRPAVLALERYLSDARPALAQGKPTPALFLNRFGDRLSDRAVRRLFDRACTQVSVSHKVTPHTLRHSFATHLLDHGADLRVVQELLGHADLSTTQVYTHVSTTRLKEAYEQAHPLARKPQD, from the coding sequence ATGACGGTCTCCTCGGATACTCTGCGCGATGGATTTCTGGAACACCTGCGCCGTGTTCGCCGCGCCTCGCCCCACACTCTCCGTGCCTATGCCGAAGACCTACGCCAGTTCTGTGCCTGGATGGAGGAGAGCGAGGGCAAGACCCTGGAAACGCTCACCGCCGCTGAGGTGCGTACCTTTATCGCGGCCCTGACCACCGAGCGAAAACTAGCAAGAACGACAGTGGCACGCAAGGCCGCCTCGCTCCGCGCGTTCTTTCGCTATCTCCAGCGCCAGGAGGTTGTCGCGAGCTCCCCGGCACAAGAGCTCCAGACCCCCAAGCGCGGTCGCTCACTGCCCAAGGCGCTCTCCGAGGAGGCGGTCGCCGCGCTCCTGGCCTTCCCCGACCCCAGCAAGCCCGATGGCCTCCGCGATCGGGCGATCCTGGAGACACTCTACGCCTCCGGGCTACGCGCCAGTGAGCTGGTGGGGCTGGATATCGCCGATCTCGCGCTGGAGGCCAGTGGCGAGGGCGAGGCACGGGTGCGCCAGGGCAAGGGAGGGAAAGAGCGGATCGGTCTGCTGGGACGGCCCGCGGTGCTGGCGCTGGAGCGCTACCTCAGCGATGCCCGCCCGGCTCTGGCGCAAGGCAAGCCCACCCCGGCTCTCTTTCTCAACCGCTTCGGCGACCGGCTCTCGGATCGGGCGGTGCGGCGGCTCTTTGACCGGGCCTGCACCCAGGTCTCGGTGAGCCATAAAGTGACCCCACACACGCTCCGGCATAGCTTTGCGACCCACTTGCTGGATCATGGTGCCGATCTCCGCGTGGTCCAGGAGCTCCTTGGCCACGCCGATCTCTCGACCACCCAGGTCTACACCCACGTGAGCACCACCCGCCTGAAGGAGGCCTATGAGCAAGCCCACCCCCTCGCCCGCAAGCCCCAAGACTGA
- a CDS encoding 5-formyltetrahydrofolate cyclo-ligase, with product MSKPTPSPASPKTEWRTWALEARRSLDRASLSAQLHRALLPALVDAQHVLLYAATAEEIDLLSLVAALPETQFYLPRCAPQRRLAVHAYPCPLVTSRFGIREPAADQPEADPFTLDLVLVPALVLDQRGYRLGYGGGYYDRFLPRLRPDCRTLGIAPFIVAELPTDPWDVPVGLLSGGG from the coding sequence ATGAGCAAGCCCACCCCCTCGCCCGCAAGCCCCAAGACTGAGTGGCGCACCTGGGCCCTGGAGGCTCGTCGCTCTCTGGACCGCGCCTCTCTCTCGGCCCAGCTCCACAGGGCACTCTTGCCCGCTCTCGTGGACGCCCAGCACGTGCTGCTCTACGCCGCCACGGCGGAAGAGATCGATCTCTTGTCGCTTGTCGCCGCCCTGCCTGAGACACAGTTCTACCTGCCCCGCTGCGCCCCCCAGCGGCGACTGGCAGTCCATGCCTACCCATGCCCCTTGGTGACTAGCCGCTTCGGCATCCGCGAGCCCGCTGCCGACCAGCCGGAGGCCGATCCTTTCACCCTTGATCTGGTTCTTGTCCCCGCGCTTGTGCTCGACCAGCGCGGCTACCGCTTAGGCTATGGCGGGGGCTACTACGACCGCTTCTTGCCCCGCCTGCGCCCCGATTGCCGCACTCTGGGAATCGCCCCTTTTATTGTCGCCGAGCTCCCCACCGACCCGTGGGATGTCCCGGTGGGATTGTTGTCGGGCGGCGGATAA
- a CDS encoding flippase activity-associated protein Agl23, with amino-acid sequence MRRFASAGLALFLLGLALLLRLPQLGNRPFHADEAVHAVKFRELWEHGRYRYDPNEFHGPTIYYAALPTVAASGHKTFVALQEADLRLVIALVGAALVPLFLLLRKPLGTSAVLWAGLFAALSPALVFYSRYFIQEVFLVVFTLVFLASVTLKKPIAAGIAAGLMVATKETAVLTFFAAGVAWLLVSRKRPTLGRSFWLALGVAITVACVALYGCYRPLPTEARPNPLQYFQAYTPWLHRAAGEELHKNPWFDYLERFFWHRREGVPLWSESLILLLGIFGALKPPTTAERPFVRFLALFTLFLTVGYSLIPYKTPWCALNFLMPLTLLAGVGVAGLIERAAKLPAKALITGLILLASAHLGWLSYQTSFVHFASNKNPYVFSPTVPDVVKLKTRIEDLAKVHPDHEKLVIKVLSKDGYYWPLPWYLRRFENIGYWTQLPADPDAPLVLASPEFDEALTPKLKDHIMTGFFALRPDASYELFVKMNLWEPYLKQRGPVEDEE; translated from the coding sequence GTGAGACGCTTCGCCTCAGCCGGTCTCGCACTCTTTCTCCTGGGGCTGGCGCTGCTCTTGCGCCTGCCCCAGCTTGGGAACCGCCCCTTTCACGCCGATGAGGCGGTGCACGCGGTCAAGTTCCGTGAGCTCTGGGAGCACGGTCGCTACCGCTACGACCCCAACGAGTTCCACGGCCCGACCATCTACTACGCCGCCCTCCCCACGGTCGCGGCGAGCGGCCACAAGACCTTTGTCGCGCTGCAGGAAGCCGACCTAAGGCTGGTGATCGCCCTTGTCGGAGCGGCGCTGGTCCCCCTCTTCCTCCTCTTGAGAAAGCCGCTCGGCACCTCGGCCGTGCTCTGGGCGGGGCTCTTTGCCGCGCTCTCACCCGCCCTGGTTTTCTACAGCCGCTACTTCATCCAAGAGGTATTTCTGGTTGTCTTCACCCTGGTCTTTCTGGCATCGGTCACGCTCAAGAAACCCATTGCCGCCGGGATCGCCGCGGGGCTGATGGTGGCCACGAAAGAGACCGCCGTGCTGACATTTTTCGCCGCCGGGGTCGCCTGGCTACTCGTGAGCCGCAAACGGCCTACGCTGGGTAGGTCTTTCTGGCTCGCGCTGGGAGTGGCGATCACGGTGGCTTGTGTGGCTCTGTACGGTTGTTATCGGCCTCTCCCTACCGAGGCGCGTCCCAACCCCTTGCAGTACTTTCAAGCCTACACGCCCTGGCTCCACCGCGCAGCCGGCGAGGAGCTTCATAAGAACCCCTGGTTTGACTATCTGGAGCGCTTCTTCTGGCACCGCCGCGAGGGCGTCCCCCTCTGGAGCGAGAGCCTCATTCTCCTTCTAGGCATTTTCGGAGCGCTCAAGCCCCCGACCACCGCCGAGCGCCCGTTTGTGCGCTTCCTCGCCCTCTTCACGCTCTTTCTCACGGTCGGCTACTCGCTGATTCCCTACAAGACCCCGTGGTGTGCCCTGAACTTCCTGATGCCGCTCACGCTCCTCGCAGGGGTCGGTGTGGCGGGCCTAATTGAGCGAGCCGCCAAGCTCCCTGCCAAGGCCCTCATCACAGGGCTGATCTTGCTTGCAAGCGCTCACCTTGGCTGGCTCTCCTACCAGACCAGCTTTGTGCACTTCGCCAGCAATAAAAATCCCTATGTCTTCTCCCCCACTGTCCCCGATGTCGTCAAGCTCAAGACCCGTATCGAGGACCTCGCCAAGGTGCACCCCGACCATGAGAAGCTGGTCATCAAGGTACTCTCCAAGGACGGCTACTACTGGCCGCTTCCCTGGTACCTCCGCCGCTTCGAGAATATCGGGTACTGGACCCAGCTCCCCGCAGACCCCGATGCCCCCCTCGTGCTGGCGTCGCCGGAGTTCGACGAAGCCCTGACGCCCAAGCTCAAAGACCACATCATGACCGGCTTCTTTGCTCTGCGCCCCGATGCCTCCTATGAGCTATTCGTAAAAATGAACCTCTGGGAGCCGTATCTCAAGCAGCGCGGGCCCGTTGAAGACGAGGAATAG
- a CDS encoding Gfo/Idh/MocA family protein yields MTRRGLLSGAGQAALGLGMLGALDLQPVYGAQNGRAAHDYGVDFGEEALVPGRVSVQDKLNIALIGCGGQGMSNLNTFMGRKDINVVAVCDPDAKRMGKAAITVDDKLDQTAAQIKDYRKVLERKDIDLVINATPDHWHALVAIHACQAGKALFTEKPISHNILEGRQMVNHAAKHNSVVQVGTWQRSLQQFIDAVAYVRSGKLGKINLCRAWKVQDPNAAVMGKEATKPVPADLDYDMWVGPAAFVPYQENRCHYKFRWYFNFAGGMTGDWGVHMMDTILLGMNKTDDFVMPTKVMSLGGKFFTGTDDDRTTPDTQIALIEFPGWMLQWEVHVGNTKTGPNALAGSATTGRDHGALFIGSNGSVLVDRSGWSIFDAAGNPVEKPAAIDTGERLNGLPAHVGQLVAGTKTKAVMRSNIASMFKTTTVCHLANLAYQAQNVLHWDAAKEIVTNDKKAMNNLSYQREYRKGWTLPKA; encoded by the coding sequence ATGACGCGTCGTGGCCTACTCTCCGGAGCGGGCCAGGCGGCGCTTGGGTTGGGAATGCTGGGAGCACTGGACCTCCAGCCGGTCTACGGGGCGCAGAACGGCCGTGCGGCCCACGACTACGGGGTCGATTTTGGCGAAGAGGCGCTGGTGCCGGGACGCGTCTCCGTTCAGGACAAGCTCAATATCGCCCTGATCGGCTGTGGCGGCCAAGGCATGAGCAACCTCAACACCTTCATGGGCCGCAAGGATATCAATGTCGTTGCTGTCTGCGACCCCGATGCCAAGCGCATGGGCAAGGCCGCGATCACGGTGGACGACAAGCTCGACCAGACAGCGGCACAGATAAAGGACTACCGCAAGGTCCTAGAGCGCAAGGATATCGACCTGGTCATCAACGCCACCCCCGACCACTGGCACGCTCTGGTGGCGATCCATGCCTGCCAGGCGGGCAAGGCGCTCTTCACCGAGAAGCCGATCTCCCACAATATCCTGGAGGGGCGTCAGATGGTCAACCATGCCGCTAAGCACAACAGTGTGGTACAGGTTGGCACCTGGCAGCGCTCGCTCCAGCAGTTTATCGATGCCGTGGCCTATGTCCGCTCCGGCAAGCTGGGCAAGATCAATCTCTGCCGCGCCTGGAAGGTGCAAGACCCCAACGCCGCCGTGATGGGCAAGGAGGCCACCAAGCCCGTGCCCGCCGACCTCGACTACGACATGTGGGTGGGGCCGGCCGCCTTTGTCCCCTACCAGGAGAACCGCTGCCACTACAAGTTCCGCTGGTACTTCAACTTCGCGGGGGGCATGACGGGCGACTGGGGGGTTCACATGATGGACACCATCCTGCTTGGCATGAACAAGACCGACGACTTTGTGATGCCGACCAAGGTCATGAGCCTTGGAGGAAAGTTCTTCACCGGCACCGACGACGACCGCACGACGCCCGATACCCAGATCGCCTTGATTGAGTTTCCGGGGTGGATGCTCCAGTGGGAGGTGCATGTCGGCAATACCAAGACCGGCCCCAACGCACTTGCCGGAAGCGCAACCACTGGTCGCGACCATGGCGCGCTCTTCATTGGGAGCAATGGCAGTGTTCTCGTGGACCGGAGTGGCTGGTCGATCTTCGATGCCGCCGGCAACCCTGTGGAGAAGCCCGCCGCCATCGACACGGGCGAGCGCCTCAATGGCCTCCCCGCCCATGTCGGGCAGCTCGTCGCCGGCACAAAGACCAAGGCGGTGATGCGCTCCAATATCGCCTCCATGTTCAAGACAACCACGGTCTGCCATCTTGCCAACCTTGCCTACCAAGCGCAGAATGTCCTCCACTGGGACGCCGCCAAGGAGATTGTCACCAACGATAAGAAGGCGATGAACAACCTCAGCTACCAGCGCGAGTACCGCAAGGGCTGGACTCTTCCGAAAGCATAA
- a CDS encoding putative bifunctional diguanylate cyclase/phosphodiesterase encodes MSERRFRPFRALESLPVRARLPIFLLVLSVLILALAVAWTRETQHQLTHLNAQERTTKKELMEQIIQLKSQQLAGLTYDYGYWDDLRTFLDTGDKTWAKNNLISVLKGQNTDGLWIYRRDQRCVLTSFRRPENTLKIHEVDVFSLRPAAKAHRWYQVEGSTVWELYGTTIHRGEDAEHKGAYFGYIVIGRLLDRSYLSSLETLSQCRLSLLMGAQTELLPTSQHFDTSLKDNNNVPVATLRARMLDSLGPVIEDSVVQAEAYFVGIAILVAVLVGVALIRWIGRPIGLLADALKRRDAATLGPLLHQKNEFGDLARLVLDFFVQEQVLVQARNELEERVAERTEALAHQAYHDALTGLPNRTLFRERLDSALALAQQSDRGLAVVFMDMDNFKVINDSLGHEVGDLVLRLAAERMLLALRANDLVARLSGDEFALLLPGVREPEQVQLVTTRLQEAFQAPLPLQNKRLVVTLSMGSALFTGQESATDLIRNADTAMYVAKSQGKGGMALFDSQMKQQADRRLELEIELRHALADDPAQLTIAFQPIFSLTEGRIQGVEALARWNHPTLGAISPAQFIPVAEEAGLIGAVGAFVLEEAGRQVVAWSRQLGRPLQLSINLSVRQLQEEDIVERIQATLQRLGIVAGQLELEVTESVMMQHPELVVDRLSRLRKSGIRIAADDFGTGYSSMAVLAQLPLDVIKVDRSFVSGLEEHSEATAIIQAILELAHALNLTTTAEGIETQLQWDSLQELGCTNGQGYFFCRPLSAEAIGSFLLEKEAALPPQLKAA; translated from the coding sequence ATGTCCGAGCGCCGCTTCCGTCCCTTTCGAGCACTGGAAAGTCTTCCTGTGCGCGCTCGCTTGCCTATCTTCCTCCTCGTGCTCAGTGTTCTGATTCTCGCTCTGGCTGTGGCCTGGACCCGCGAGACCCAGCACCAGCTTACCCACCTGAATGCCCAGGAGCGAACCACCAAGAAAGAGCTGATGGAGCAGATCATCCAGCTCAAGTCGCAGCAGCTCGCGGGGCTGACCTACGACTACGGCTACTGGGATGACCTGCGGACGTTCTTGGACACGGGCGATAAGACCTGGGCGAAGAACAACCTGATCTCCGTGCTAAAGGGGCAGAACACCGACGGGCTCTGGATCTACCGACGGGACCAGCGCTGCGTGCTGACGAGCTTTCGTCGCCCGGAGAACACGCTGAAGATCCACGAGGTGGATGTCTTTAGCCTGCGTCCCGCCGCGAAGGCACACCGCTGGTATCAGGTGGAGGGAAGCACGGTCTGGGAGCTCTACGGGACGACCATCCACCGGGGTGAGGACGCCGAGCACAAGGGAGCTTACTTTGGCTATATCGTCATTGGGCGCCTTCTTGATCGTAGCTACCTCTCGTCCCTGGAGACGCTATCCCAGTGCCGGCTCTCGCTGCTGATGGGGGCTCAGACCGAGCTGCTCCCTACGTCCCAACACTTTGACACGAGCCTAAAGGATAATAACAATGTCCCGGTGGCGACCCTTCGTGCCCGAATGCTGGACTCCCTAGGGCCGGTGATCGAGGACTCCGTTGTCCAGGCCGAAGCCTACTTTGTGGGCATCGCGATCTTGGTGGCGGTGCTGGTGGGAGTGGCGCTGATCCGCTGGATCGGGAGACCGATTGGACTCCTGGCCGATGCCCTCAAGAGGCGAGATGCCGCGACACTGGGGCCGCTCCTGCACCAGAAAAATGAGTTTGGGGACCTCGCCCGGCTCGTGCTGGACTTCTTCGTACAGGAGCAAGTGCTCGTGCAGGCACGCAATGAGCTGGAGGAGCGGGTGGCCGAGCGCACCGAGGCGCTGGCCCACCAAGCCTACCACGATGCCTTGACAGGCCTCCCCAACCGGACTCTTTTCCGCGAGCGGCTCGACAGCGCCCTCGCCCTTGCCCAGCAGTCTGACCGCGGCTTGGCAGTGGTGTTCATGGACATGGATAACTTCAAGGTGATCAATGACAGCCTTGGCCACGAAGTCGGCGATCTCGTGCTGCGCCTGGCGGCGGAGCGCATGCTCCTTGCTCTACGAGCTAACGACCTGGTGGCACGGCTCAGTGGGGATGAGTTCGCGCTCCTGCTTCCCGGCGTACGAGAGCCCGAGCAGGTCCAGCTGGTCACTACCCGGCTCCAGGAGGCGTTTCAGGCACCCCTGCCGCTGCAAAATAAGCGTCTCGTGGTGACACTGAGTATGGGCTCCGCCCTCTTTACGGGGCAAGAGAGTGCCACGGATCTGATCCGAAACGCGGACACGGCGATGTATGTCGCGAAGTCCCAGGGCAAGGGGGGGATGGCCCTCTTCGACTCCCAGATGAAACAGCAGGCGGACCGTCGGCTTGAGCTTGAGATCGAGCTCCGGCATGCCCTCGCCGACGATCCTGCGCAGCTGACGATCGCCTTCCAGCCGATCTTCTCGCTGACAGAGGGCAGGATTCAGGGGGTGGAGGCACTGGCCCGCTGGAACCACCCGACGCTCGGTGCGATCTCCCCGGCGCAGTTTATCCCCGTGGCGGAGGAGGCGGGACTCATCGGCGCGGTTGGAGCCTTCGTTCTCGAAGAGGCGGGCCGCCAGGTGGTCGCCTGGAGCAGGCAGCTGGGTCGGCCCCTCCAGCTGAGTATCAACCTCTCCGTCCGCCAGCTACAAGAGGAAGACATTGTCGAGCGGATCCAGGCGACCCTCCAGAGACTGGGGATTGTCGCAGGACAGCTGGAGCTTGAGGTGACCGAGAGTGTGATGATGCAGCACCCAGAGCTGGTCGTCGACCGGCTCTCTCGGCTTCGCAAGAGCGGGATTCGGATCGCAGCCGATGACTTCGGGACGGGCTACTCGTCGATGGCGGTGCTTGCCCAGCTCCCGCTCGATGTTATCAAGGTGGATAGGAGCTTTGTGAGTGGCCTCGAAGAGCACTCCGAGGCAACCGCGATTATCCAGGCGATCCTGGAGCTGGCCCATGCCTTGAACCTTACCACGACGGCGGAAGGAATCGAGACGCAGCTCCAGTGGGACTCTTTGCAAGAGCTGGGGTGCACCAACGGTCAGGGCTACTTCTTCTGTCGCCCCTTAAGCGCGGAGGCGATCGGGTCTTTCTTGCTTGAGAAAGAAGCCGCGCTCCCTCCCCAACTCAAGGCCGCATGA